Proteins encoded within one genomic window of Apis mellifera strain DH4 linkage group LG1, Amel_HAv3.1, whole genome shotgun sequence:
- the LOC409311 gene encoding zinc finger CCCH domain-containing protein 15 homolog: MPPKKTPAPSKKAEQKKKEKVIEDKTFGIKNKKGAKQQKFIQQVEKQVKSGGVNPRKLEDPNIKKLEKEKKLKEQKELALIFKPVQSQKIDKGTDPKSVVCAFFKQGQCTKGDKCKFSHDLSVERKAEKRSLYCDMRDDDKETDTMDKWDEDKLKEVVEKKHGSGNRPTTDIICKHFLEAVEKSKYGWFWECPSGQKCIYRHALPPGFVLKKDKKKEDKKDEISLEDLIETERANLGPNQTKITLETFLAWKKRKLKEKKEQALKDEEKRRNDYKAGRQVGISGREMFYFNPELAAGDGIDDGDEAISSYVREEDEAEEKIEYRELDMDRLALEASEIDTSGITVAGADRLKNNKVTNENSTVTIGEGATALAINENLFKEEDLEGLEEELEDLDLEE; the protein is encoded by the exons ATGCCACCTAAAAAGACACCTGCTCCTAGTAAAAAAGcggaacaaaagaaaaaagaaaaagttatcgag GATAAAACTTTTGgtataaaaaacaagaaaggTGCCAAACaacagaaatttattcaacaaGTAGAAAAGCAAGTAAAATCAGGTGGTGTTAATCCACGGAAATTAGAAGATCctaatattaaaaagcttgaaaaagaaaaaaaattaaaggagCAGAAAGAATTAGCGCTCATATTTAAACCTGTGCAATcacaaaaaatagataaag gaaCTGATCCTAAATCAGTAGTATGTGCATTCTTTAAACAAGGACAATGTACAAAAGGtgataaatgcaaattttctCACGATTTGAGTGTAGAGAGAAAAGCAGAAAAACGTTCATTATATTGTGATATGAGAGATGATGATAAGGAAACTGATACAATGGATAAGTGGGATgaagataaattgaaagaagttGTTGAAAAGAAACATGGGAGTGGTAATCGTCCTACTACAGATATT atttgtaAACATTTCTTAGAAGcagttgaaaaatcaaaatatggtTGGTTTTGGGAATGTCCATCAGgacaaaaatgtatttataggCATGCATTACCACCTGGTTTTGttcttaaaaaagataagaaaaaagaagataaaaaagatgaaatttctttagaaGATTTAATTGAAACAGAACGAGCTAATTTAGGACCAAatcaa ACTAAAATAACATTGGAGACATTTTTGgcatggaaaaaaagaaagctaaaagagaaaaaagaacaggcattgaaagatgaagaaaaaagacgAAATGATTATAAAGCTGGACGTCAAGTCGGTATATCCGGAagagaaatgttttatttcaatcctGAACTTGCAGCTGGAGATG gtaTTGATGATGGAGATGAAGCAATATCTAGTTATGTTCGTGAGGAAGATGAagcagaagaaaaaattgaatacagAGAACTTGATATGGATAGACTTGCACTTGAAGCTAGTGAAATTGATACTTCTGGAATAACCGTAGCTGGTGcagatcgattaaaaaataataaagttacaaATGAGAATTCCAcag ttaCAATAGGTGAAGGTGCAACTGCATTagcaattaatgaaaatttgtttaaagagGAAGATTTAGAAGgtttagaagaagaattagaagatttagatttagaagagtga
- the LOC551242 gene encoding eukaryotic translation initiation factor 3 subunit E isoform X1, translating into MAKFDLTSRIGQYLDRHLVFPLLEFLSAKQIYDEDELLQAKLDILSKTNMIDYTIDIRKQLYPNLEVPEELKARRADVLQELGILQNNVSVVVALMNNEEVMKKMENMRDSKALNNYLTQESDFRVEMMDSFVKLAKYRYECGNYSVSTSYLYFYMLIMPPTDKNYLNVLWGKLASEILVQNWETALEDVNKLREYIDSNVIGNSLQVLQQRTWLIHWSLFVFFNHVKGRDLIVEMFLYRPHYLNAIQTMCPHILRYLAAAVIVNRSRRSILKDLVKVIQQESYTYRDPITEFLEHLYVNFDFDGARQKLQECQTVVFNDFFLIALLSEFVENARLMIFETFCRIHQCISIGMLAEKLNMKADVAECWIVNLIRNARLDAKIDSKLGHVVMGGQPASPYQQLVEKIETLSVRSEALENLIERKLKAKNQDPYQSSWNLDL; encoded by the exons ATGGCGAAATTTGATTTGACATCGCGTATAGGTCAATATCTTGATCGACATTTAGTTTTTCCACTTTTAGAATTCTTATCTGCGAAACag ATTTACGATGAAGATGAGTTATTACAAGCTAAGCTCGATATTCTTAGCAAAACAAATATGATAGATTATACAATTGATATTCGAAAACAACTTTATCCTAACTTAGAGGTGCCTgag GAATTAAAAGCTCGTCGTGCAGATGTACTACAAGAACTTggtattttacaaaataacgTGTCTGTTGTTGTGGCACTTATGAATAATGAGGAAGTCatgaagaaaatggaaaatatgagAGATTCTAaagcattaaataattatcttactCAAGAATCTGAT TTCAGAGTGGAAATGATGGATAGTTTTGTGAAATTAGCAAAATATCGTTATGAATGTGGCAATTATTCTGTTTCTACATcatatttgtatttctataTGCTTATAATGCCACCAACTGATaag aattatttaaatgtacttTGGGGTAAATTAGCATCAGAAATTTTAGTACAAAATTGGGAAACTGCATTAGAAGATGTAAACAAATTGAGAGAATACATTGATAGTAATGTGATAGGAAATTCTCTTCAAGTATTACAACAAAGAACATGGCTTATTCATTGgagtttatttgtattttttaatcatgtgAAAGGCAGAGATTTAATTGTAGAAATGTTTCTTTATAGACCACA TTACTTAAATGCAATTCAAACAATGTGTCCTCATATATTGAGATATTTAGCAGCAGCTGTCATTGTTAATCGTTCTAGACGATCTATATTAAAAGATCTTGTAAAAGTAATACAACAG gaATCTTATACATATCGTGATCCCATTACGGAATTTCTAGAAcatttatatgttaattttgattttgatggagcaagacaaaaattacaagaatGTCAAACAGTTGTgttcaatgattttttcttGATTGCATTATTGAGTGAATTTGTAGAAAATGCTCGTTTAATGATCTTTGAAACATTCTGTAGAATACATCAATGTATAAGTATcgg aaTGCTTGCAGAAAAACTTAATATGAAAGCAGATGTAGCAGAATGCTGGATTGTCAATCTAATTCGTAATGCACGATTAGACGCCAAAATAGATAGCAAATTAGGACATGTTGTAATGGGTGGACAACCTGCATCACCTTATCAACAGCtagttgaaaaaattgaaaccttAAGTGTTCGTAGTGAagcattagaaaatttaattgaacggAAATTAAAAGCTAAGAATCAAGATCCT tatcaAAGTTCATGGAACTTGGACTTATGA
- the LOC551242 gene encoding eukaryotic translation initiation factor 3 subunit E isoform X2 has product MAKFDLTSRIGQYLDRHLVFPLLEFLSAKQIYDEDELLQAKLDILSKTNMIDYTIDIRKQLYPNLEVPEELKARRADVLQELGILQNNVSVVVALMNNEEVMKKMENMRDSKALNNYLTQESDFRVEMMDSFVKLAKYRYECGNYSVSTSYLYFYMLIMPPTDKNYLNVLWGKLASEILVQNWETALEDVNKLREYIDSNVIGNSLQVLQQRTWLIHWSLFVFFNHVKGRDLIVEMFLYRPHYLNAIQTMCPHILRYLAAAVIVNRSRRSILKDLVKVIQQESYTYRDPITEFLEHLYVNFDFDGARQKLQECQTVVFNDFFLIALLSEFVENARLMIFETFCRIHQCISIGMLAEKLNMKADVAECWIVNLIRNARLDAKIDSKLGHVVMGGQPASPYQQLVEKIETLSVRSEALENLIERKLKAKNQDPVSIVWN; this is encoded by the exons ATGGCGAAATTTGATTTGACATCGCGTATAGGTCAATATCTTGATCGACATTTAGTTTTTCCACTTTTAGAATTCTTATCTGCGAAACag ATTTACGATGAAGATGAGTTATTACAAGCTAAGCTCGATATTCTTAGCAAAACAAATATGATAGATTATACAATTGATATTCGAAAACAACTTTATCCTAACTTAGAGGTGCCTgag GAATTAAAAGCTCGTCGTGCAGATGTACTACAAGAACTTggtattttacaaaataacgTGTCTGTTGTTGTGGCACTTATGAATAATGAGGAAGTCatgaagaaaatggaaaatatgagAGATTCTAaagcattaaataattatcttactCAAGAATCTGAT TTCAGAGTGGAAATGATGGATAGTTTTGTGAAATTAGCAAAATATCGTTATGAATGTGGCAATTATTCTGTTTCTACATcatatttgtatttctataTGCTTATAATGCCACCAACTGATaag aattatttaaatgtacttTGGGGTAAATTAGCATCAGAAATTTTAGTACAAAATTGGGAAACTGCATTAGAAGATGTAAACAAATTGAGAGAATACATTGATAGTAATGTGATAGGAAATTCTCTTCAAGTATTACAACAAAGAACATGGCTTATTCATTGgagtttatttgtattttttaatcatgtgAAAGGCAGAGATTTAATTGTAGAAATGTTTCTTTATAGACCACA TTACTTAAATGCAATTCAAACAATGTGTCCTCATATATTGAGATATTTAGCAGCAGCTGTCATTGTTAATCGTTCTAGACGATCTATATTAAAAGATCTTGTAAAAGTAATACAACAG gaATCTTATACATATCGTGATCCCATTACGGAATTTCTAGAAcatttatatgttaattttgattttgatggagcaagacaaaaattacaagaatGTCAAACAGTTGTgttcaatgattttttcttGATTGCATTATTGAGTGAATTTGTAGAAAATGCTCGTTTAATGATCTTTGAAACATTCTGTAGAATACATCAATGTATAAGTATcgg aaTGCTTGCAGAAAAACTTAATATGAAAGCAGATGTAGCAGAATGCTGGATTGTCAATCTAATTCGTAATGCACGATTAGACGCCAAAATAGATAGCAAATTAGGACATGTTGTAATGGGTGGACAACCTGCATCACCTTATCAACAGCtagttgaaaaaattgaaaccttAAGTGTTCGTAGTGAagcattagaaaatttaattgaacggAAATTAAAAGCTAAGAATCAAGATCCTGTAAGTATAGTGTGGAACTAA